In Grus americana isolate bGruAme1 chromosome 28, bGruAme1.mat, whole genome shotgun sequence, a single window of DNA contains:
- the LOC129197163 gene encoding cytochrome b-c1 complex subunit 10: MLSKLVGPRYVQLLQNWTPTLVTWGGVAGTGLIWLTDWKLVLQYVPYIGGKYKTED; the protein is encoded by the exons ATGCTGAGCAAGCTGGTGGGGCCGCGCTACGTCCAGCTCCTCCAGAACTG GACTCCCACCCTCGTTACATGGGGTGGTGTGGCTGGGACTGGTTTAATATGGCTCACAGACTGGAAACTGGTCCTTCAGTATGTTCCTTACATCGGCGGCAAGTATAAAACTGAAGATTAA